A region from the Bacillus sp. Marseille-P3661 genome encodes:
- a CDS encoding DUF6932 family protein, with product MQFKYGVLDKDYTLTIDGLRNSLLVNGPTTGEYIPWDKERRLYLVNQLEIVANQVWNAGFDKIFVDGSFVEDKASPEDIDCYFECGFKDFSQGKVEEALRKANPEENWGLGKDDLITKNGKTRFAIWHKYHVDLWPECGLESGIFDKSGSNNLKISQAFRQQKETYRKKGIVKLVK from the coding sequence ATGCAATTTAAATACGGAGTATTAGATAAAGATTATACTTTAACAATTGATGGTTTAAGAAACTCACTTTTAGTAAATGGCCCTACTACTGGTGAATACATCCCTTGGGATAAAGAACGCAGATTATACCTGGTCAACCAATTGGAGATTGTAGCGAATCAAGTATGGAATGCTGGATTTGACAAAATATTTGTTGACGGCTCATTTGTTGAAGATAAAGCTTCGCCAGAGGATATTGATTGCTATTTCGAATGTGGATTTAAGGATTTTTCACAAGGAAAAGTCGAAGAAGCGTTGCGAAAAGCTAATCCCGAAGAAAATTGGGGATTGGGTAAGGATGATCTTATTACTAAAAATGGAAAAACGAGATTTGCAATTTGGCACAAATACCACGTGGATTTGTGGCCTGAATGCGGTTTAGAATCTGGTATATTTGATAAAAGTGGTAGTAATAATCTTAAAATAAGTCAAGCCTTTAGACAACAAAAAGAAACTTACCGAAAAAAAGGGATTGTAAAGCTTGTAAAATAA
- a CDS encoding flavin reductase family protein produces MDSRQDFDPYSSIYDLRSRGVFFVSTSDGKRAHFHFGCWTTQCSHEPPRMLTCFPKEFEGTDIMKRSGVWALSMVAFDQEEMTDHFFSGDQTIEEIGKDKFIYAKTGCPILKDAVAYFDCKLSSLLDNGDFVIAIGDIVAGEALHPEKKTLNVEYIADKERKHHRKGPITLPFKGFNL; encoded by the coding sequence GTGGATTCAAGACAAGATTTTGACCCCTATAGTTCCATTTACGATTTACGATCTCGTGGTGTATTTTTTGTTTCAACTTCAGATGGAAAACGTGCACATTTCCATTTTGGATGCTGGACAACACAATGTTCCCATGAACCCCCTCGTATGCTAACTTGCTTTCCAAAGGAATTTGAAGGCACTGATATCATGAAACGCTCAGGTGTATGGGCATTAAGTATGGTAGCATTTGACCAAGAAGAAATGACAGACCACTTCTTTTCAGGCGATCAAACGATAGAGGAAATAGGCAAAGATAAATTTATATACGCTAAAACAGGTTGCCCTATTTTAAAAGATGCTGTTGCTTACTTTGATTGTAAGCTTTCTTCATTACTGGACAATGGTGATTTTGTGATTGCAATCGGTGATATAGTTGCAGGGGAAGCTTTACATCCTGAAAAGAAAACACTGAATGTAGAATATATCGCGGATAAAGAGAGAAAGCACCATCGAAAAGGACCAATCACACTTCCTTTTAAAGGTTTCAACCTATAA
- the ltrA gene encoding group II intron reverse transcriptase/maturase, with product MEKYYQPLRQKLKEGTYQPQPVKRVAIPKTDGSKRYLGIPCVLDRVVQQAIHQVIEPIIDPYFSEKSFGFRKGRNAHQAIQLAEQYYQEGYRVVVDCDLKSYFDTIHHQRLRAFLEEFISDKIVLKLIWKFLRSGILDKDIYIETTEGAPQGGPLSPILANVYLNKLDRELERREHRFIRYADDFVIYVKSKRAGERVMDSIATYIEEDLGLIINQKKSRVCGATSSTFLGFNIQNLMGKSGADQVGRQNNGSRIN from the coding sequence ATGGAAAAATACTATCAACCTCTTAGACAGAAACTAAAGGAAGGAACATACCAACCCCAACCTGTCAAAAGAGTTGCCATTCCTAAAACTGATGGTTCCAAAAGATATTTGGGCATACCATGTGTATTGGACAGAGTGGTACAACAAGCCATCCACCAAGTAATCGAACCAATTATAGACCCATACTTCTCGGAGAAAAGCTTTGGTTTTCGTAAAGGCAGAAATGCCCACCAAGCAATCCAACTCGCCGAACAATACTATCAAGAAGGATACAGAGTAGTAGTGGACTGTGACTTGAAGAGTTATTTCGACACAATCCATCACCAAAGATTGAGAGCATTCCTAGAGGAATTTATCTCAGATAAAATTGTGCTTAAATTGATTTGGAAATTCCTCCGTTCAGGCATTCTGGATAAAGATATCTATATTGAAACAACCGAAGGAGCGCCGCAAGGTGGTCCATTATCTCCTATTTTAGCAAATGTCTATCTGAACAAATTAGATAGAGAACTGGAAAGGAGAGAACATCGTTTCATTAGATACGCGGATGACTTCGTCATTTATGTCAAAAGTAAGCGAGCTGGCGAAAGAGTAATGGATAGCATCGCAACTTACATTGAAGAAGATCTTGGATTAATCATAAACCAAAAGAAAAGTAGAGTCTGTGGTGCAACCTCATCCACATTCCTTGGGTTCAATATACAAAACCTCATGGGAAAGTCGGGTGCCGACCAAGTAGGTCGGCAAAACAACGGTTCGAGAATAAATTGA
- a CDS encoding group II intron maturase-specific domain-containing protein has translation MRKLTSRKRPGEFEEIIKEINQVTIGWINYYGISRMKKFISDTQGWLNHRLRQLIWKRWKKPKTKYRMLRKYGINHDDAMKSANSRKGYWRISRSQILHQAITKERLNKVGSE, from the coding sequence TTGAGAAAATTAACTAGTCGAAAACGCCCGGGTGAATTTGAGGAAATTATCAAGGAAATAAACCAAGTAACCATCGGGTGGATTAACTATTATGGGATTTCTCGAATGAAAAAGTTCATTTCAGATACTCAGGGATGGTTGAATCATCGGTTAAGACAACTCATTTGGAAGAGATGGAAAAAACCAAAGACTAAGTATAGGATGCTTCGGAAATATGGAATCAATCATGACGATGCCATGAAATCAGCTAATTCCCGCAAAGGATATTGGCGTATTTCAAGAAGTCAAATCCTACACCAAGCGATAACAAAAGAAAGACTCAACAAAGTGGGGTCTGAATGA
- a CDS encoding helix-turn-helix domain-containing protein, whose protein sequence is MIKSDEAYRKAKKDLDKAKKDLDNFQNMLMNDGFTPEQINKVIGIPYMNIKKLEDDINEYERYLNGTFEYDDFGDDLGRFLIACRIWSRVSQKELADKLGVSPQQISRDERNEYRGATFEKLKSVAKILNVQVKFYTDRTYA, encoded by the coding sequence ATGATTAAAAGTGATGAGGCTTATAGAAAAGCTAAAAAAGATTTAGATAAAGCTAAAAAGGATCTAGATAATTTTCAGAATATGCTTATGAATGATGGATTCACACCTGAACAAATCAATAAAGTAATTGGAATCCCTTATATGAATATAAAAAAACTAGAAGATGACATTAATGAATATGAACGTTACCTTAATGGCACATTTGAATATGATGATTTCGGCGATGATTTAGGTAGATTTTTAATTGCTTGCAGAATTTGGAGTAGGGTTTCACAAAAAGAACTTGCAGATAAACTTGGGGTCAGCCCTCAACAGATTTCAAGGGATGAAAGAAATGAGTATCGGGGAGCTACGTTTGAAAAATTAAAAAGTGTTGCAAAAATATTAAATGTCCAAGTTAAATTTTATACAGATAGAACCTATGCGTAG
- a CDS encoding DUF5050 domain-containing protein: protein MFFRKLASKSLIKFLVIGMLVLCFSHWASADEGDILYKIGDRRVEPGSYVEINNLEWQVVGDNMLLLAENLNINMQFDANEHHTSYSKSDIEEYVNNQFVAYLGNEKHYIESLSLIDSYHWKQIKDVIGNPGYEFWTRSVYPTYINYLFDYVTADGFVMAQAPYLISGVRPVAYLNEGIFTSHGLGTKESPFVLTDAIHEIGGQKVGMNAMAQYNGRQDVVSDLIDTFNEHSYIVSGDGTSNSPYIVTDLQYKLGYENVEKGSYVALGGYVWRVIGDNYLITTSNNDKQSFHSLSYTSLETNNYEHSFIRGYLNGEFYESLGQDAVYVTNNTWNIGHEWAEESQQIQDYVSLISYKEWQRNKSIVGTFRKNYWLRTPVSTDTIQFWSASYSNLYPAHPVNTYGVLPTIVLNREIVIDEGTGTSSAPYKIKSLADFDKEHAINEAINSITTLPTVEELVIEDHDELENSRALVDAAYSLGASESEITNLEKLTQLETRMEELVAAAGSNDAALLNISLNGESIKGFLPDQFHYIVELPVGTTTIPEVIVEKSFEGSAVEIIKPSSIFGEIEIAVTAQNGVDKNIYTVEIYARGNTTGNITNGGLLVEQGDWIYYSSALNHGKLYKINKNETEKYKLSDDKVSYLNIIGDRIYYRNESDGGRIYKIKTDGTERQKLNEDSSYYLNVVGDMIYYSNDSTGYAIYKMKTDGTGAIQLNNDFSHDIVAYEGWIYYTNYSDGGSLYKISSDGSTKVKLNDDESLHLVIDDGWIYYNNYSDGKTLHKMNLKSQEDTQLMSEHIRKINVHGDWIYYQTEYTRINRVKKDGSGNQSLTNYNSEQLFLTDDWLYYMQFYSFMKIQNNGTGEPQDFDKSSIATLSSIKINGKLIENFSSDLYSYEFVLPYGTSEVPNIDFEKVQYNAKVEVIPGESITDGVILKVTAEDGISKNTYKISFSVDESFPTAEVSYSDLHVTNEDVVATLIGEGITVINNGGSWSYTFAENGEFLFEFENEHGSRGTALASVSNIDKEIPTATLDNNIVEPTNGSVEVTLIPSEDVTVLNNEGSFTYEFTENGEFTFEFEDVAGNVGTAVATVSNIDREIPRVELEYSTESPINGSVEVTLIPSEDITVLNNEGSFTYVFTENGEFTFEFEDAAGNVGTAVATVSNIDREIPRVELEYSTLEPTNGSVEVTLIPSEDVTVVNNEGSFTYEFTENGEFTFEFVDAAGNPGTAVAIVNNIEEIPVLTQYDRNGDQVIDIYDIVEIIQEDPSIIPDLIEVYGEKIA, encoded by the coding sequence ATGTTTTTTCGTAAGCTTGCATCGAAAAGTCTTATAAAATTTTTAGTAATTGGAATGCTAGTCTTATGTTTTAGTCATTGGGCTAGTGCAGATGAAGGTGATATTCTATATAAAATCGGGGATCGTAGAGTTGAACCTGGGTCCTATGTTGAGATAAATAATCTAGAATGGCAAGTGGTTGGCGATAATATGCTGCTACTAGCTGAAAATCTTAATATTAATATGCAATTTGATGCGAATGAGCATCATACATCCTATAGCAAATCTGATATTGAAGAATATGTAAATAATCAATTTGTAGCCTATTTGGGTAATGAGAAACATTATATTGAGAGTCTAAGTTTAATAGATTCATACCATTGGAAACAAATCAAGGATGTGATTGGTAACCCAGGATATGAATTTTGGACCAGATCTGTTTACCCAACTTACATCAATTACTTATTTGATTATGTAACAGCTGACGGTTTTGTTATGGCCCAAGCACCTTATTTAATTAGTGGTGTTCGACCTGTTGCCTATTTAAATGAAGGTATTTTTACCTCACATGGCTTAGGAACGAAGGAAAGTCCATTTGTTTTAACAGATGCCATCCATGAAATAGGCGGCCAAAAAGTAGGTATGAATGCTATGGCACAGTATAATGGACGTCAAGATGTTGTGTCAGATCTGATCGATACATTTAATGAGCATTCATATATTGTAAGTGGTGACGGTACTAGTAATAGTCCATATATCGTTACAGATCTTCAATATAAATTAGGTTATGAAAATGTGGAAAAAGGGTCCTATGTTGCACTGGGCGGATATGTTTGGAGAGTGATTGGAGATAATTACCTTATTACCACAAGTAATAATGACAAACAGTCTTTTCATTCACTATCCTATACGTCGCTTGAAACTAATAATTATGAGCATTCGTTCATTAGGGGTTATTTAAATGGCGAATTCTACGAAAGTCTCGGGCAAGATGCAGTGTATGTTACAAATAACACTTGGAACATAGGTCATGAATGGGCTGAAGAATCGCAACAAATTCAAGATTATGTTAGTTTGATTAGCTACAAAGAATGGCAGCGAAATAAGTCGATTGTGGGGACATTTAGAAAAAATTATTGGCTTAGAACGCCTGTTTCTACAGATACGATTCAATTTTGGAGTGCAAGTTACTCTAATTTATATCCTGCACACCCGGTCAATACGTATGGAGTTCTACCAACCATTGTATTGAATCGTGAGATTGTTATAGATGAGGGTACTGGAACAAGTAGTGCTCCTTACAAAATTAAATCTCTAGCTGATTTTGACAAAGAACATGCTATAAATGAAGCGATAAATTCCATAACCACATTACCAACTGTTGAGGAATTGGTTATAGAAGATCATGATGAATTAGAAAACTCAAGGGCGTTAGTAGATGCTGCTTACTCTTTAGGTGCATCAGAATCTGAGATTACCAATCTAGAAAAATTAACTCAACTAGAGACGAGAATGGAAGAGTTAGTGGCAGCAGCTGGATCCAATGATGCCGCGCTACTAAATATCAGTTTGAATGGTGAATCAATCAAAGGGTTTTTACCAGATCAATTTCATTACATAGTTGAGTTACCTGTTGGAACTACCACTATACCTGAAGTGATTGTAGAAAAATCGTTTGAAGGTAGCGCTGTAGAGATAATAAAACCTTCCAGTATTTTTGGGGAAATTGAAATTGCAGTAACCGCCCAAAACGGTGTGGATAAGAATATCTATACTGTTGAAATATATGCTAGAGGAAATACGACGGGAAATATTACTAACGGCGGTCTTCTTGTTGAACAGGGCGACTGGATTTACTACTCTAGTGCATTGAATCATGGCAAATTATATAAAATTAATAAAAATGAAACAGAAAAATATAAACTAAGCGACGATAAGGTAAGCTATTTAAATATTATTGGCGATCGGATTTATTATAGAAATGAGTCTGATGGCGGTAGAATTTATAAAATAAAAACAGATGGAACCGAGCGTCAGAAGTTAAATGAAGATTCCTCTTATTACTTAAATGTAGTTGGAGATATGATTTATTATTCTAATGATTCTACTGGTTATGCGATTTATAAAATGAAAACAGATGGCACAGGGGCCATACAATTAAATAATGACTTTTCACACGACATTGTAGCATATGAAGGTTGGATTTATTATACCAACTATAGTGACGGTGGCAGTCTATATAAAATTAGTAGCGATGGCAGCACTAAGGTTAAGCTTAATGACGATGAATCCTTACATTTAGTTATCGATGACGGCTGGATATACTATAATAATTATTCTGATGGTAAAACCCTACATAAAATGAACCTGAAGAGTCAAGAAGATACTCAATTAATGAGTGAACACATCAGAAAAATTAACGTACACGGCGACTGGATTTACTACCAAACCGAATATACAAGAATTAACCGAGTAAAAAAGGATGGTAGCGGAAATCAGAGCTTAACCAACTATAATTCTGAGCAACTATTTCTGACTGATGATTGGCTGTATTATATGCAATTTTATTCATTTATGAAAATACAAAACAATGGAACAGGTGAGCCGCAAGATTTTGATAAAAGTAGTATTGCGACCCTATCATCTATTAAAATAAATGGAAAATTAATTGAGAATTTTTCCTCTGATTTATATAGTTATGAGTTTGTACTACCTTATGGTACTAGTGAGGTACCAAATATCGATTTTGAAAAAGTTCAGTATAATGCAAAAGTTGAAGTTATACCTGGCGAAAGTATTACAGATGGTGTCATCCTCAAAGTGACTGCTGAAGATGGTATTAGTAAGAATACATACAAGATTTCTTTTAGTGTAGATGAAAGTTTTCCAACAGCAGAAGTATCTTACAGTGATTTACATGTAACGAATGAGGATGTAGTAGCAACATTAATCGGTGAGGGGATCACCGTAATAAATAATGGAGGTAGTTGGAGCTACACGTTTGCAGAAAATGGTGAGTTTCTATTTGAGTTTGAAAACGAACATGGAAGCAGGGGTACTGCGTTGGCAAGCGTGAGCAATATTGATAAGGAAATACCAACAGCAACGCTTGATAATAACATTGTAGAGCCGACAAACGGTTCGGTAGAGGTAACGCTCATTCCGAGTGAAGACGTAACAGTGTTAAATAATGAAGGAAGTTTCACGTATGAATTTACGGAAAATGGCGAGTTTACGTTTGAGTTTGAGGATGTGGCGGGGAATGTGGGAACAGCGGTTGCAACGGTAAGCAACATCGATCGCGAAATTCCGAGAGTAGAACTGGAGTACAGCACCGAGTCTCCAATAAACGGTTCGGTAGAGGTAACGCTCATTCCGAGTGAAGACATAACGGTTTTAAATAATGAAGGAAGTTTCACGTATGTATTTACGGAAAACGGCGAGTTCACGTTTGAGTTTGAGGATGCAGCGGGGAATGTGGGAACAGCGGTTGCCACGGTTAGCAACATCGATCGCGAAATTCCGAGAGTAGAACTGGAGTACAGCACCTTAGAGCCGACGAATGGTTCTGTAGAGGTAACGCTAATCCCAAGTGAGGACGTAACAGTCGTAAATAATGAAGGAAGTTTCACGTATGAATTTACGGAAAACGGTGAGTTTACATTTGAGTTTGTGGATGCGGCGGGGAACCCAGGAACAGCGGTGGCAATAGTAAACAACATTGAAGAAATCCCCGTCCTGACTCAATATGACCGAAATGGAGATCAAGTCATTGATATATATGACATTGTTGAAATTATACAAGAGGATCCATCCATTATCCCAGACTTAATTGAGGTTTATGGAGAAAAAATAGCATAG
- a CDS encoding IS110 family transposase has protein sequence MAQFLQDIGTENLLVVAIDAAKFTHKAMVCNFYGDILVKPFEFDASMTGFDAIKRIIEIEKEKHGKEKVIVGIETTGHYYEDLVRRCHTIGYHVRIINAATTAQERQALLNWAKTDNLDLMAIVQSILHGRGTSSELSSGKVYTLQKLTRARRELVNEQTMTQNLIRMHMDHIFREYQGKSIWIKGKREHIKPFSDLFGKASLFMMRNYPHPSDILALGEAGLRKLSIRENLKLRDDCIKTLVEFAKESISQSKDHVEVELFLLTQKLDRLDLLKEQIKVLEEKIEDLFVETEGAMILSVPGIGVVTGAELFAEMGEISDFTHAGQLIKMAGTNPIVKQSGGRKPTYYGISKQGRRPFRNIVYQVGKSLSTNNPEMKEKYLALKERGKLTGQAYCHWKSNDSSSLFNDS, from the coding sequence ATGGCACAATTTTTGCAAGACATAGGAACTGAGAACTTATTAGTCGTGGCAATAGATGCAGCTAAATTTACTCATAAGGCAATGGTTTGTAACTTTTATGGGGATATACTTGTTAAACCTTTTGAGTTTGATGCATCCATGACGGGATTTGACGCTATTAAAAGAATCATTGAAATTGAAAAAGAGAAACATGGGAAAGAAAAAGTGATTGTCGGTATTGAAACAACGGGGCACTATTACGAGGACCTGGTACGGAGATGTCATACTATAGGTTATCATGTACGCATCATAAATGCAGCCACAACCGCACAAGAACGACAAGCGCTCTTAAATTGGGCGAAAACAGATAATTTAGATCTTATGGCTATTGTACAATCTATCCTTCATGGTCGAGGGACGTCTAGTGAACTATCTTCTGGTAAAGTTTACACTTTACAAAAGTTAACACGTGCTCGTCGTGAATTGGTAAACGAACAAACCATGACGCAGAATCTTATACGTATGCACATGGACCATATTTTTAGGGAGTACCAAGGAAAAAGTATATGGATTAAGGGAAAGCGTGAACATATAAAACCCTTTTCTGATCTATTTGGTAAAGCCTCCCTCTTCATGATGAGAAACTACCCGCATCCAAGCGATATACTAGCCCTTGGAGAGGCAGGCTTACGCAAACTATCTATTCGTGAAAACCTTAAATTAAGAGACGATTGTATAAAGACCTTAGTAGAGTTTGCGAAAGAATCCATTTCTCAATCAAAAGACCATGTGGAAGTGGAACTATTTCTTCTGACCCAAAAACTTGATCGATTGGATTTATTAAAGGAACAGATCAAGGTCTTAGAGGAAAAGATTGAAGATTTGTTCGTAGAAACAGAAGGTGCAATGATTCTTAGTGTACCAGGTATTGGGGTTGTGACCGGGGCTGAATTGTTTGCAGAAATGGGGGAAATCTCCGATTTCACTCACGCGGGGCAACTTATAAAGATGGCAGGGACGAATCCGATTGTCAAACAATCCGGCGGTAGAAAACCGACGTATTATGGTATTTCTAAACAAGGGAGGAGACCTTTTAGGAATATTGTATATCAAGTGGGAAAATCCTTGTCTACCAACAATCCTGAAATGAAGGAGAAATATTTAGCTTTAAAAGAAAGAGGTAAATTAACCGGTCAAGCCTATTGCCATTGGAAATCGAATGATTCGTCTAGCCTTTTCAATGATTCGTAA
- a CDS encoding glycosyltransferase family A protein, with product MDSKEYKYTFTVFTPTYNRENALNRVYESLKKQTIRDFQWLIVDDGSIDNTNKVVKNWIQDNIIDIKYIYQKNQGKHVAFNRGVKEAEGEFFLTLDSDDECVPIALERLKYHWDNIPEDEKPRFSAVTSLCINEYGEVVGSLFPKNVIDSDSLEIRYKYKVKGEKWGFQRTKVLQDFPFPVFEGEKFIPESIVWSAIAKRYKTRFINEKLRIYITGDDNQLTKSSPAKHAYGHYLWHLSILNDEIKYIKYAPKEFIRSAIHYSRFGFHTNKGIFYQGKKLNNALAYLLWIMTLPLGSLIFLLDKNK from the coding sequence TTGGATTCAAAAGAGTATAAATATACATTTACTGTTTTTACACCCACTTATAACCGAGAAAATGCTTTAAATAGGGTATATGAAAGTTTAAAAAAACAAACTATAAGAGATTTTCAGTGGCTAATCGTGGATGATGGTTCAATTGATAATACAAATAAAGTAGTTAAAAATTGGATTCAAGATAATATAATTGATATAAAATATATTTATCAAAAAAACCAAGGGAAACATGTTGCTTTTAATAGAGGGGTAAAAGAAGCAGAAGGTGAATTCTTTCTTACACTTGATTCCGATGATGAGTGCGTTCCAATAGCGCTGGAGCGATTAAAATATCATTGGGATAACATACCTGAAGATGAAAAACCTAGATTTTCAGCAGTAACTAGTCTATGTATTAATGAATACGGAGAAGTTGTTGGTTCATTATTCCCGAAAAATGTTATAGATTCAGATTCATTAGAGATTAGATATAAATATAAAGTCAAAGGGGAAAAGTGGGGATTTCAAAGAACTAAAGTATTACAAGATTTTCCCTTTCCTGTCTTTGAAGGAGAAAAGTTTATTCCAGAAAGTATAGTATGGAGTGCGATAGCTAAGAGGTACAAAACAAGGTTTATAAATGAGAAATTGCGAATCTACATCACCGGAGACGATAATCAGCTAACCAAATCATCTCCTGCGAAACATGCATATGGACATTATTTATGGCATCTGTCGATACTTAATGACGAGATAAAGTATATTAAATATGCCCCCAAAGAATTTATTCGTTCAGCAATACATTATAGTAGATTTGGGTTTCATACTAATAAAGGCATATTTTATCAGGGGAAAAAATTGAATAATGCTTTAGCGTATCTTCTGTGGATTATGACACTACCCCTGGGCTCTTTAATATTTTTATTAGACAAGAATAAATAA
- a CDS encoding ROK family protein — protein sequence MIIDFFQDTSIKNKSLKTIYNLILQSGPISKIDITEKTKMSRNKVDRLVEKLLEDDLIINRGLGESIGGRPPILFQINECHSYIIGINISRSYTNVALFNLSIKPIESTSFPMTKIHTPEVVIGEVKRIIRGLLKKHNLSIEHILGIGIGSVAPLDPNKGVIINPEQFLAAEWINVPIVEILNEEFPTHYILEATANVSVYGAYKSTSFRFNNILYFISGWFSGAGVIIDGKLTFPNKNGGHDYNHMIIEPNGKPCKCGKRGCLFTYTSLFSLLEEIKERFPNFESTIDISSVPEILQFIEEEYDELQDILLQSAKYLGIGLANLATILHSDQIVLNGPLINRFDDYFNHVLQSIRNHHSNSSIYISKASDDGMFEVSGVASLLFDTLYKL from the coding sequence ATGATTATTGATTTTTTTCAAGATACTTCTATAAAAAATAAATCATTAAAAACTATTTATAATTTAATCTTACAATCTGGACCGATTTCAAAAATTGATATTACTGAAAAAACAAAAATGTCTCGAAATAAAGTCGACCGACTTGTTGAAAAGCTTTTGGAAGATGATTTAATTATTAATCGCGGTCTCGGAGAATCGATCGGCGGGCGCCCTCCGATTCTATTCCAAATTAATGAATGTCACAGTTATATTATCGGAATTAATATAAGTAGATCTTATACGAATGTTGCTTTATTTAACCTTTCTATTAAACCGATAGAATCTACTTCGTTTCCAATGACTAAAATCCATACTCCAGAAGTAGTTATTGGCGAGGTTAAGCGAATCATTCGAGGGTTATTAAAAAAACATAATCTGTCTATAGAACATATTCTCGGTATTGGAATTGGCTCTGTTGCGCCATTAGATCCAAACAAAGGTGTGATTATTAACCCTGAACAATTTTTAGCAGCAGAGTGGATTAATGTTCCAATCGTTGAAATTTTAAATGAGGAATTTCCGACACACTATATTTTAGAGGCCACTGCAAATGTTTCTGTTTATGGAGCTTATAAATCTACCTCGTTTCGATTCAATAATATTCTATACTTTATTTCTGGGTGGTTTTCAGGTGCTGGTGTCATCATAGATGGTAAATTAACTTTTCCAAATAAAAATGGCGGACATGATTATAATCATATGATCATTGAACCGAATGGGAAACCGTGTAAATGTGGGAAAAGGGGATGCTTATTTACTTACACTTCTTTATTTTCCTTACTAGAGGAAATAAAAGAAAGGTTTCCAAACTTCGAATCTACTATAGATATCTCTTCGGTTCCTGAAATACTACAGTTTATTGAAGAGGAATATGATGAACTTCAAGATATCCTGCTACAGTCAGCAAAATATCTTGGGATTGGCTTGGCAAATTTAGCGACTATCCTTCACTCTGATCAAATTGTACTAAACGGTCCACTTATTAATCGATTTGATGATTATTTTAACCATGTATTACAGAGTATAAGAAATCACCATTCTAATAGTAGTATTTACATTAGTAAAGCAAGCGATGACGGCATGTTTGAAGTATCAGGCGTAGCATCACTTTTGTTTGATACACTATATAAACTTTAA
- a CDS encoding transketolase — protein sequence MNNSIAEKKQISISALKDFVYRIKKSVLQMGISAGGGYIGQGLGSAEMIAALFCKELRLDPNDTSNPNRDRFLLSTGHYAISIYAAMAELGLIPKELLKYYSADGTTLEMIGSEITPGLEIGGGSLGQGLSRGVGHALSAKLRKYSWNTYVYMSDGELQEGQVWEAAMVAAHHKLDNLVCVVDYNGLQIEGKVEEITSMDHMIQRWQTFGWNAKSIDGNNLTEIIEALDSVEKNEKPTIIIANTVIGNGISFLHGREDVHYIKWTQNDHETALKELEEAYQ from the coding sequence ATGAATAATAGTATTGCAGAAAAAAAGCAGATTTCAATATCAGCGTTAAAAGATTTTGTGTATCGAATTAAAAAATCCGTTCTTCAAATGGGGATTTCAGCAGGGGGTGGCTATATTGGGCAGGGCCTAGGATCTGCAGAAATGATTGCGGCTCTTTTTTGTAAAGAACTTCGGTTAGATCCAAATGACACTTCGAATCCAAATAGAGATCGTTTTCTGCTTTCAACAGGACATTATGCGATATCGATTTATGCAGCAATGGCGGAATTAGGCTTGATACCTAAAGAATTATTGAAGTATTATAGCGCCGATGGCACAACACTTGAAATGATAGGCTCTGAAATAACACCAGGCTTAGAAATAGGTGGTGGTTCATTAGGGCAAGGTCTTTCAAGAGGTGTAGGCCATGCGTTATCTGCAAAATTAAGAAAATATTCATGGAATACTTACGTCTATATGAGCGATGGTGAATTGCAAGAAGGTCAAGTGTGGGAAGCGGCAATGGTAGCCGCACATCATAAATTAGATAACTTAGTATGTGTCGTTGACTATAATGGCTTGCAAATTGAAGGTAAAGTAGAAGAGATTACTAGTATGGATCACATGATTCAAAGATGGCAAACATTTGGTTGGAACGCTAAGAGTATCGACGGTAATAACTTAACAGAAATCATCGAAGCCCTTGATAGTGTTGAAAAAAATGAGAAGCCTACTATTATCATCGCGAATACGGTAATTGGAAACGGCATCTCATTTTTGCATGGCAGAGAGGATGTCCATTACATAAAGTGGACCCAAAATGATCATGAAACAGCACTAAAAGAATTAGAGGAGGCATACCAATGA